TTTGTTCGACCGATATCTTTTTCTTTTATTCCTGCGTGAGCGATGACCAGTTTATGATCATCTAGTACATGATAAAGGGGAGATTGTTCGTACAGCTCCATATATTTTTTTTTGATTTCCTTTTGTTTTTCAGGCGGTAGGGCGGTAAATTCAGCGACGGTCGTTTCTAACCCATGTGTAATTTGGACATTCCTTCCTAAAAAATACCGATAAAGCTTGTTGCAATGATTTCCAGGAGCATAGAAGGCGAGGTTGTTTTTCCAAAGCTTGTACACCGTTTTTACCACTTTTAATGAGTGGGGGCCACGATCCGTTAAATCGCCTACAAATGCTAATTTTCTCCCAAAAGGATGAATCGGATATCCGCTTTGCCAATCGTAACCGAGCATTTTTGTCAGTTCGTAAAATTCATCCCAACAACC
This window of the Bacillus sp. (in: firmicutes) genome carries:
- the prpE gene encoding bis(5'-nucleosyl)-tetraphosphatase PrpE, giving the protein MKVDIIGDIHGCWDEFYELTKMLGYDWQSGYPIHPFGRKLAFVGDLTDRGPHSLKVVKTVYKLWKNNLAFYAPGNHCNKLYRYFLGRNVQITHGLETTVAEFTALPPEKQKEIKKKYMELYEQSPLYHVLDDHKLVIAHAGIKEKDIGRTNKRIQTFVLYGDITGETHPDGTPIRRDWAQSYHGKALIVYGHTPVKEPRWVNRTVNIDTGCVFGGKLTALRYPELETVSVLSSMPYVP